From a region of the Mycobacterium intracellulare ATCC 13950 genome:
- the ramB gene encoding acetate metabolism transcriptional regulator RamB — translation MSKTFVGSRVRQLRNERGFSQAALAQMLEISPSYLNQIEHDVRPLTVAVLLRITEVFGVDATFFSSQDDTRLVAELREVTLDRDLDIDVDPTEVAEMVSAHPGLARAVVNLHRRYRITTAQLAAATEERFSDGSGSGSITMPHEEVRDYFYRRQNYLHELDTAAEELTIKMRLHHGDLARELTRRLTEVHGVHINRRIDLGDTVLHRYDPATKTLEISNHLSLGQQVFKMAAELAYLEFGDLIDDLVAQGKFTSDESHTLARLGLANYFAAAAVLPYRQFHDVAENFRYDVERLSSFYSISYETIAHRLSTMQRPSMRGVPFSFVRVDRAGNMSKRQSATGFHFSSSGGTCPLWNVYETFANPGKILVQIAQMPDGRNYMWVARTVERRAARYGQPGKTFAIGLGCELRHAHRLVYSEGLDLSGEISTPIGAGCRVCERDNCPQRAFPALGRALDLDEHRSTVSPYLVTQP, via the coding sequence GTGTCCAAGACGTTCGTCGGCTCGCGGGTCCGCCAGCTGCGCAACGAGCGCGGGTTTTCCCAGGCCGCGCTGGCTCAGATGCTGGAAATCTCCCCGAGCTACCTCAACCAGATCGAGCACGACGTTCGCCCCCTGACGGTGGCCGTGCTGCTGCGCATCACCGAGGTGTTCGGGGTGGACGCCACGTTCTTCTCCTCACAGGACGACACCCGGCTGGTCGCCGAGCTGCGCGAGGTCACCCTGGACCGCGACCTCGACATCGACGTCGACCCGACCGAGGTCGCCGAAATGGTCAGCGCTCATCCCGGGTTGGCGCGGGCGGTGGTCAACCTGCACCGCCGTTACCGGATCACCACCGCGCAGCTGGCGGCCGCCACCGAGGAGCGGTTCTCCGACGGCAGCGGCAGCGGATCGATCACCATGCCGCACGAGGAGGTGCGCGACTACTTCTACCGACGGCAGAACTACCTGCACGAGCTGGACACCGCCGCCGAGGAGCTCACCATCAAGATGCGGTTGCACCACGGCGATCTGGCCCGGGAGTTGACGCGCCGGCTCACCGAGGTGCACGGGGTGCACATCAACCGCCGCATCGATCTCGGCGACACCGTGCTGCACCGCTACGACCCCGCCACCAAGACACTGGAGATCAGCAATCACCTCTCGCTGGGGCAGCAGGTGTTCAAGATGGCCGCCGAACTGGCCTACCTCGAGTTCGGGGATCTGATCGATGACCTGGTCGCGCAGGGCAAGTTCACCAGCGACGAGTCGCATACGCTGGCCCGGCTCGGTCTGGCCAACTACTTCGCCGCGGCCGCCGTGCTCCCCTACCGCCAATTCCACGACGTCGCAGAGAATTTCCGCTACGACGTCGAACGGTTGTCTTCCTTCTACTCGATCAGCTACGAGACCATCGCGCACCGGCTCTCGACGATGCAGCGCCCGTCGATGCGCGGGGTGCCGTTCTCCTTCGTCCGGGTCGACCGCGCCGGCAACATGTCAAAACGCCAGTCCGCCACCGGTTTTCATTTCTCCTCCAGCGGCGGCACCTGCCCGCTGTGGAACGTCTACGAAACCTTCGCCAACCCGGGCAAGATCCTGGTCCAGATCGCGCAGATGCCCGACGGCCGCAACTACATGTGGGTGGCCCGCACCGTGGAACGACGCGCGGCCCGGTATGGTCAGCCCGGTAAGACCTTCGCGATCGGCCTGGGGTGCGAGCTTCGCCACGCGCACCGGCTCGTCTACTCGGAAGGACTCGACTTGTCGGGGGAAATCTCCACACCGATCGGCGCGGGATGCCGGGTCTGTGAGCGCGACAACTGTCCGCAGCGCGCCTTCCCGGCGCTCGGGCGCGCGCTCGATCTCGACGAGCATCGCAGCACGGTGTCCCCGTACCTGGTGACGCAACCGTGA